One Paraburkholderia kururiensis DNA window includes the following coding sequences:
- a CDS encoding PDR/VanB family oxidoreductase, producing the protein MKVTLTRKLAVATDICLFELAPAEGTTLPPFTAGAHIDVHVGGFVRQYSLCNSPTERNVYRIGVLREAASRGGSVAMHACVPGTTLDISEPRNHFALPAEAAHSILLAGGIGITPLMSMAAHLHETGGSFELHYCTREPQRAAFLDQLETPPFRHRAHCYFDNDPAGRRIDFAQVLARPERGKHLYVCGPAGFIDAALTAAAQAGWASGNVHREYFGAAATNPPAVGSAGNESPFQVSLASSGRVVDVPVGTSIVEALRGCGVEVPVSCEQGVCGTCLTRVLSGTPDHRDVYLTDEERAANDQMLPCCSRALTPMLVLDL; encoded by the coding sequence ATGAAGGTCACGCTTACCCGCAAACTCGCCGTCGCCACGGACATCTGCCTCTTCGAACTCGCGCCCGCCGAGGGCACGACGCTGCCGCCGTTCACGGCCGGCGCGCACATCGACGTCCATGTGGGCGGCTTCGTTCGCCAGTATTCGCTGTGCAACAGTCCAACGGAGCGCAACGTGTACCGCATCGGCGTGCTGCGCGAAGCGGCCTCGCGGGGCGGGTCTGTCGCGATGCATGCCTGCGTGCCGGGCACGACGCTCGACATCAGCGAACCGCGCAATCACTTTGCGCTCCCCGCTGAAGCTGCGCACAGCATCCTGCTGGCGGGCGGCATCGGCATTACGCCGCTCATGAGCATGGCGGCGCATCTGCACGAAACGGGCGGCTCGTTCGAGCTGCATTACTGCACGCGCGAGCCGCAACGTGCCGCGTTTCTCGATCAATTGGAGACGCCGCCGTTCCGGCATCGTGCGCACTGCTATTTCGACAACGATCCCGCCGGCAGGCGTATCGACTTCGCGCAGGTGCTCGCGCGTCCCGAGCGCGGCAAGCATCTCTACGTGTGCGGGCCGGCGGGTTTCATCGATGCCGCGCTGACCGCGGCCGCGCAAGCGGGGTGGGCGAGCGGCAACGTGCATCGGGAATATTTCGGCGCTGCGGCCACAAACCCGCCGGCCGTGGGCTCTGCGGGCAACGAGAGCCCCTTCCAGGTCTCGCTTGCAAGCTCGGGGCGCGTGGTGGACGTACCGGTGGGCACGTCCATCGTGGAGGCGTTGCGGGGATGCGGCGTCGAGGTGCCCGTCTCGTGCGAGCAGGGCGTGTGCGGCACCTGCCTCACGCGCGTGTTGTCCGGCACGCCCGATCACCGCGACGTCTATCTCACGGACGAGGAGCGCGCCGCGAACGATCAGATGCTGCCGTGCTGTTCGCGCGCGCTCACGCCGATGCTGGTGCTGGATCTTTGA
- a CDS encoding aromatic ring-hydroxylating oxygenase subunit alpha, which produces MFLKDTWYVACTPDEIEGKPLGRQICGERMVFFRDASGSVAALEDFCPHRGAPLSLGTVRNGQLVCGYHGLTMGAEGKCVSMPCQRVGGIPAVRRYPAVERYGFIWVWPGDADKADPAAIPHLEWAGHPDWAYGGGLYHVKCDYRLMIDNLMDLTHETYVHATSIGQPEIEEAPPATKVNGDTVTTSRFMHGILPPPFWAAALRAKGMADNVPCDRWQICHFTPPSHVMIEVGVAHAGKGGYDADASDKASSIVVDFITPETETSIWYFWGMARSFAVHDAALTDSLRTGQGKIFAEDLEMLEAQQRNLLAWPDRPLLKLNIDAGGVQSRRVLERLINEERAASAQAA; this is translated from the coding sequence ATGTTCCTGAAAGACACGTGGTACGTAGCCTGTACGCCCGATGAAATCGAAGGCAAGCCGCTCGGCCGGCAGATTTGCGGGGAACGTATGGTGTTTTTTCGTGACGCGAGCGGCAGTGTCGCAGCGCTCGAAGACTTCTGTCCGCATCGCGGCGCGCCGCTTTCGCTCGGCACGGTGCGCAACGGCCAGCTCGTCTGCGGCTATCACGGGCTCACGATGGGCGCCGAAGGCAAGTGCGTGAGCATGCCGTGCCAGCGCGTAGGCGGCATTCCCGCGGTGCGCCGTTACCCCGCTGTCGAGCGATACGGCTTCATCTGGGTCTGGCCCGGCGACGCGGACAAGGCCGATCCGGCTGCCATCCCTCACCTCGAATGGGCCGGGCATCCCGATTGGGCCTATGGCGGCGGGCTGTATCACGTGAAGTGCGACTATCGGCTCATGATCGACAACCTCATGGACCTCACGCACGAGACCTACGTGCACGCCACGAGCATCGGGCAGCCCGAGATCGAGGAAGCGCCGCCCGCAACGAAGGTGAACGGCGACACAGTCACCACAAGCCGCTTCATGCACGGCATCCTGCCGCCGCCGTTCTGGGCCGCCGCATTGCGCGCCAAAGGGATGGCCGACAACGTACCGTGCGACCGCTGGCAGATCTGCCACTTCACGCCGCCCAGCCACGTGATGATCGAAGTCGGCGTTGCGCACGCGGGCAAGGGCGGCTACGACGCGGACGCGAGCGACAAGGCATCGAGCATCGTGGTCGATTTCATCACGCCGGAAACGGAGACCTCGATCTGGTACTTCTGGGGCATGGCGCGCAGCTTCGCCGTGCACGATGCCGCGCTCACCGACAGCTTGCGCACGGGCCAGGGCAAGATTTTCGCGGAAGACCTGGAGATGCTCGAAGCACAGCAGCGCAATCTGCTGGCGTGGCCGGACCGCCCGCTGCTGAAGCTCAACATCGACGCGGGCGGCGTGCAGTCGCGACGCGTGCTTGAGCGGCTAATCAACGAAGAGCGGGCCGCGAGCGCTCAGGCCGCCTGA
- a CDS encoding GntR family transcriptional regulator, giving the protein MSITDAPALDTKAATPSQTVRALLGLRELVLGGELTPGERISELWVVERLGVSRTPVRAALIRLQEEGLIEPIPTGGFAVRAFSEAEIRDAIELRGTLEGLAARLAAERGVPAAMLRELHDCVDEIDTLLVGALNETTFSHYVDANMRFHRLLGKAAGSEVVARQIEKVATLPFASASAFVIVQSLDPRARETLVVAQAQHRAVLEAIEQRQGARAEALMREHSQIAHENLKRVLDNQRAMTKLTGGNLIRRNAR; this is encoded by the coding sequence ATGTCCATCACCGACGCCCCCGCTCTCGACACCAAGGCAGCCACTCCCTCGCAGACCGTGCGCGCGCTGCTGGGTCTGCGCGAACTCGTGCTGGGCGGCGAACTCACGCCGGGCGAGCGCATCTCCGAACTGTGGGTGGTGGAGCGGCTGGGCGTGTCGCGCACGCCGGTTCGCGCGGCGCTCATTCGCCTTCAGGAAGAAGGGCTGATCGAACCGATTCCCACGGGCGGCTTCGCGGTGCGCGCGTTTTCCGAAGCCGAGATTCGCGACGCCATCGAACTGCGCGGCACGCTGGAAGGACTCGCCGCGCGGCTCGCCGCCGAACGCGGCGTACCCGCGGCAATGCTGCGCGAGCTGCATGACTGTGTTGACGAGATCGATACGCTGCTGGTCGGCGCGCTGAACGAAACTACGTTCTCGCACTACGTAGACGCCAACATGCGCTTTCATCGCCTGCTCGGCAAAGCCGCGGGCAGTGAAGTGGTTGCGCGGCAGATCGAGAAGGTGGCCACGCTGCCGTTTGCATCCGCGAGTGCGTTCGTGATCGTGCAGTCGCTCGATCCGCGTGCGCGCGAAACGCTCGTGGTGGCGCAGGCGCAGCATCGCGCGGTACTGGAGGCCATCGAGCAGCGCCAGGGCGCGCGCGCCGAAGCGCTGATGCGCGAGCACTCGCAGATCGCTCACGAAAACCTGAAGCGCGTGCTCGACAACCAGCGCGCGATGACGAAGCTCACGGGCGGCAACCTGATTCGACGCAACGCACGCTAA
- a CDS encoding MarR family winged helix-turn-helix transcriptional regulator — MSSTSAKPASMKSTHGTKSTRGTKNTARSAAEKPKARSPQRLTYVIGNLDRLLRRQMTEALAPLGITLAQYTALSVLEARGALSNAQLAVRSFITPQSANEVMSAMASRGFVTREGDPNHGRVILLSLTDAGSAMLRECEQVLRPLERRMLGDLSAEDVAQIQRTMETFARNLRD; from the coding sequence ATGAGTTCGACATCCGCCAAGCCGGCAAGCATGAAGAGCACCCACGGCACGAAAAGTACCAGGGGCACGAAGAACACCGCACGGTCCGCCGCTGAAAAGCCGAAGGCGCGCTCGCCGCAACGGCTCACTTACGTCATCGGCAATCTGGACCGGCTGTTGCGGCGCCAGATGACCGAAGCGCTCGCGCCGCTCGGCATCACGCTCGCGCAATACACAGCGCTTTCGGTGCTCGAAGCGCGGGGCGCGCTCTCCAACGCACAGCTCGCCGTGCGGTCGTTCATCACGCCGCAGTCGGCCAACGAGGTCATGAGCGCGATGGCGAGCCGCGGCTTCGTCACGCGCGAGGGCGATCCGAACCACGGGCGCGTGATTCTGCTCAGTCTCACCGACGCCGGCTCGGCCATGCTGCGCGAGTGCGAGCAGGTGTTGCGTCCGCTGGAGCGCCGCATGCTGGGCGATCTCAGCGCTGAAGACGTGGCGCAGATCCAGCGCACCATGGAAACGTTCGCGCGCAACCTGCGCGATTGA
- the mhpT gene encoding 3-(3-hydroxy-phenyl)propionate transporter MhpT, giving the protein MNTYVAQRSTPATTLGLCFALALLEGLDLQSVGVAAPRMAHEFGLTVAQMGLAFSAGTFGLLPGAMLGGRFADRIGRKRVLIISACLFGLLSIATAQVSSFPMLVIVRALTGLGLGGALPNLIALSSEAVEPRLRSSAVATMYCGIPLGGVIASVIGVLLAGDTEWRHIFYVGGAGPLLLVPLLIGLLPESRAFLDASTSGVDRPGVAHTLFGGERTVPTLALWISYFCTLIVLYFLLNWLPSLMAARGLGRPQIGIVQIFFNVGGALGALGIGMSLDRMRPTRVVGGMYLGIVLSLAALAAAPDLAMLSAAAFAAGMFIVGGQSVLYALAAMYYPTVMRGTGVGAAVAVGRLGSVVGPLAAATLLAAGKSATMVIGASIPVTLVAAAAALLLIRRPQASD; this is encoded by the coding sequence ATGAACACTTACGTTGCGCAGAGAAGCACGCCGGCCACCACGCTCGGCCTGTGCTTCGCCCTGGCCCTGCTCGAAGGATTGGACCTGCAGTCGGTGGGCGTGGCCGCTCCGCGCATGGCACACGAATTCGGCCTCACGGTTGCGCAGATGGGTCTCGCGTTCAGCGCCGGCACGTTCGGTCTGCTGCCCGGCGCAATGCTGGGCGGACGGTTTGCCGACCGCATTGGCCGCAAGCGCGTGCTCATTATTTCGGCGTGCCTGTTCGGGCTGCTTTCCATTGCCACTGCGCAGGTGTCGAGCTTTCCGATGCTCGTGATCGTGCGGGCGCTGACGGGCTTGGGTCTGGGCGGTGCGCTGCCGAACCTGATCGCGCTTTCGTCCGAAGCCGTGGAACCGCGGCTGCGCAGCAGCGCGGTGGCCACCATGTATTGCGGCATTCCGCTCGGGGGTGTGATTGCATCCGTGATCGGCGTGCTGCTGGCGGGCGATACGGAGTGGCGGCACATCTTCTACGTGGGCGGCGCCGGGCCGCTGCTGCTTGTGCCGTTGCTGATCGGTCTGCTGCCGGAGTCGCGCGCGTTCCTCGATGCATCGACGTCGGGCGTGGATCGCCCCGGCGTGGCCCACACGCTGTTCGGCGGCGAGCGCACGGTCCCCACGCTCGCGCTGTGGATCAGCTACTTCTGCACGCTCATCGTGCTGTACTTCCTGCTCAACTGGCTGCCCTCGCTGATGGCCGCGCGCGGCCTCGGCCGTCCGCAGATCGGCATCGTGCAGATCTTCTTCAACGTAGGCGGCGCGCTGGGCGCGCTCGGCATCGGCATGTCGCTCGACCGCATGCGGCCCACGCGTGTGGTGGGCGGAATGTATCTGGGCATCGTGCTTTCGCTGGCCGCGCTTGCCGCTGCGCCCGACCTCGCCATGCTTTCGGCCGCGGCGTTTGCGGCGGGCATGTTCATCGTGGGCGGGCAATCGGTGCTGTATGCGCTCGCCGCGATGTATTACCCGACGGTGATGCGCGGTACCGGCGTGGGCGCCGCGGTGGCGGTGGGCCGGCTCGGGTCGGTGGTCGGGCCGCTCGCGGCCGCTACGCTGCTCGCAGCGGGCAAGAGCGCCACGATGGTCATCGGCGCGAGCATTCCGGTCACGCTGGTGGCGGCCGCGGCGGCGCTGCTGCTCATTCGGCGCCCGCAGGCAAGCGATTGA
- a CDS encoding porin yields the protein MKRLNGLLGAGACCALAATSTVHAQSSVTLYGIIDTGVEFVSHANAAGDHVVRMPGVTGEMPSRWGLRGTEDLGGGLQALFTLESGFNVRGGDLGQGGRLFGRQAWVGLRNSYGTLAFGRQYMMTYLALQGADIIGPDIYGLGSFDAYVPNGRADNAVTYIGSYKGVTLGAGYSFGRDGAGTGNSPGQGTCAGQVPGQAVQCRDWSVMLKYDGAWFGAAASYEEQRGGTGAAANFFDGVAPVAFTSSADKDARVHVSAYANVAGARIGAGWVGRRVSTDSAAAPGAHSNLFFLGASYAVTPFLTVDGEGYRIVNAAHDTRATMATLRTTYSFSKRTAVYAQTSYLWNSAKAKYAVSGGGAGTTPGAGMGQLGAMVGVKHLF from the coding sequence ATGAAAAGACTCAACGGTCTGCTGGGCGCAGGGGCTTGCTGCGCGCTCGCTGCAACGTCGACGGTGCACGCGCAGTCCAGCGTCACGCTGTACGGCATCATCGATACGGGCGTCGAATTCGTGTCGCACGCGAACGCGGCCGGCGATCACGTGGTGCGCATGCCCGGCGTAACGGGCGAGATGCCGTCGCGCTGGGGACTGCGCGGCACTGAAGACCTGGGCGGCGGACTCCAGGCCCTCTTCACGCTGGAAAGCGGCTTCAACGTGCGCGGCGGCGACCTGGGCCAGGGCGGACGCCTGTTCGGCCGGCAAGCCTGGGTGGGCCTGCGCAACAGCTACGGCACGCTCGCGTTCGGTCGCCAGTACATGATGACCTACCTCGCGCTGCAAGGCGCCGACATCATCGGCCCCGACATCTACGGTCTCGGCTCGTTCGATGCCTACGTGCCGAACGGACGCGCGGACAACGCCGTCACCTACATCGGCTCGTACAAGGGCGTGACGCTCGGCGCCGGTTATTCGTTCGGCCGCGACGGCGCCGGCACGGGCAATTCGCCGGGGCAGGGCACGTGCGCAGGCCAGGTGCCGGGCCAGGCGGTGCAGTGCCGCGACTGGTCCGTGATGCTCAAGTACGACGGCGCGTGGTTTGGCGCCGCGGCGTCCTATGAGGAACAGCGCGGCGGCACGGGCGCGGCGGCGAACTTCTTCGACGGCGTGGCGCCCGTGGCCTTCACGAGCAGTGCGGACAAGGACGCCCGCGTGCACGTGAGCGCCTACGCGAACGTGGCGGGCGCACGCATCGGCGCGGGCTGGGTCGGCCGGCGCGTGAGCACCGATTCGGCCGCGGCGCCCGGCGCGCATTCCAACCTGTTCTTCCTCGGCGCCTCGTATGCCGTCACGCCGTTCCTGACCGTGGACGGCGAAGGCTATCGCATCGTCAACGCCGCACACGACACGCGCGCCACGATGGCCACGCTGCGCACCACGTATTCGTTCTCGAAGCGCACCGCGGTCTACGCGCAGACCTCGTATCTGTGGAACAGCGCGAAGGCGAAGTACGCGGTGAGCGGCGGCGGTGCCGGCACGACGCCGGGCGCGGGCATGGGGCAACTCGGCGCCATGGTGGGCGTGAAGCATTTGTTCTGA
- a CDS encoding methyl-accepting chemotaxis protein codes for MNWNRMTVRMKLATAFSVLVGLVLLVSAFSLNALSDANDNFAQYVHGVNARALAAAQVRQAVDRRAIAARNLALVTAPADIEAEKAAEAQAQQDVQSQLKVLNDLIASSDATGKAKSLAAEISRVESQYGPVAVDIVNLALNGKHDEAVVALNERCRPLLAQLVKATDAFAEYTQSRAEQRITEAESQYRRQCTLLIGVCLLTLAVAVGAGLLITRSLMRALGAEPGRLSDVTRRVAAGDLSPVSGAASAPRGSVLASMGDMQGSLTKLIGEVRMAADSIATGASQIASGNQDLSSRTEQQASSLQETAASMEQLTSTVKQNAENAQQASALSTNASGVAQKGSEVVGQVVGTMADISASSSKVAEITGIIEGIAFQTNILALNAAVEAARAGEQGRGFAVVASEVRSLAQRSSSAAKEIKDLIGASVQKVQEGAALAGQAGETMAEVTQAVARVNDIMGEIAAASGEQSRGIDQVSQAISQMDQVTQQNAALVEEAAAASQSLENQGAQLTRAVSFFRVGVAA; via the coding sequence ATGAACTGGAATCGCATGACCGTACGGATGAAGCTTGCCACCGCCTTCAGCGTGCTAGTAGGACTGGTCTTGCTCGTGTCTGCCTTTTCGCTCAATGCGTTGAGCGATGCGAACGACAATTTCGCGCAATACGTGCATGGCGTGAATGCACGGGCGCTGGCGGCGGCGCAGGTACGGCAGGCCGTGGACCGCCGCGCCATCGCGGCGCGCAATCTCGCGCTCGTCACGGCGCCCGCGGATATCGAGGCGGAGAAGGCCGCTGAAGCGCAGGCGCAACAGGACGTGCAGAGCCAGTTGAAAGTGCTGAATGACCTGATCGCTTCGAGCGATGCGACCGGGAAGGCCAAAAGCCTCGCCGCCGAAATCAGTCGTGTGGAGAGCCAGTACGGCCCGGTTGCGGTCGATATCGTCAATCTCGCGTTGAACGGCAAGCATGACGAAGCGGTCGTCGCGCTGAACGAGCGTTGCCGTCCGTTGCTCGCGCAACTCGTGAAGGCCACGGACGCTTTCGCCGAATACACGCAGTCGCGCGCGGAGCAGCGCATCACGGAAGCCGAGAGTCAGTACCGGCGGCAATGCACGCTGCTGATCGGCGTTTGTCTGCTGACGCTCGCGGTTGCGGTGGGCGCCGGGCTGCTCATTACGCGCAGCCTCATGCGTGCGTTGGGCGCGGAGCCCGGCCGGTTGAGCGACGTGACGCGCCGCGTCGCGGCCGGTGACCTGAGCCCCGTGAGCGGCGCAGCTTCGGCGCCGCGCGGCAGCGTGCTCGCATCGATGGGCGACATGCAGGGAAGCCTCACGAAGCTGATCGGCGAAGTGCGCATGGCCGCGGACAGCATTGCCACGGGCGCGAGCCAGATCGCCTCGGGCAATCAGGACCTCTCGTCGCGCACGGAGCAACAGGCTTCGTCGCTGCAGGAAACGGCGGCGAGCATGGAGCAGCTCACGTCCACGGTGAAGCAGAACGCCGAGAACGCGCAGCAGGCGAGCGCGTTGTCCACCAACGCGTCGGGCGTGGCGCAGAAGGGCAGCGAGGTGGTGGGGCAAGTGGTGGGAACGATGGCCGACATCAGCGCGAGTTCGTCGAAGGTGGCGGAGATTACCGGCATCATCGAAGGCATCGCGTTCCAGACCAACATTCTCGCGTTGAACGCCGCGGTGGAAGCCGCGCGTGCCGGCGAGCAGGGCCGCGGCTTCGCGGTCGTGGCGAGCGAAGTGCGCAGCCTCGCGCAGCGTTCGTCGAGCGCGGCGAAGGAAATCAAGGATCTCATCGGCGCCTCGGTGCAGAAGGTGCAGGAGGGCGCGGCGCTGGCGGGCCAGGCCGGCGAGACGATGGCCGAAGTCACGCAGGCCGTGGCGCGCGTGAACGACATCATGGGCGAGATTGCCGCGGCTTCGGGCGAACAGAGCCGCGGCATCGACCAGGTGAGTCAGGCCATTTCGCAGATGGACCAGGTCACGCAGCAGAACGCCGCGCTCGTGGAAGAGGCGGCTGCGGCTTCGCAGTCGCTGGAAAACCAGGGCGCGCAGTTGACGCGTGCGGTGTCGTTCTTCCGCGTGGGCGTTGCCGCATAA
- a CDS encoding LysR family transcriptional regulator has protein sequence MIRLEDLLIFLTAADNGSLSAAARQLDLAPAVASAGLKRLEAELGTRLLARSTRSLRLTPDGERYIEYARNVIEQVEAGRNAVAHGRKMIGGSVSLSVPSDLGRHVLAGWLDAFQAQHPAVSLQVRIGDRVADMFRAPIDLAIRYGVPEDSTLVALPLAPENRRVLCASPDYFARHGRPATPADLARHNCLRFTLSERLHDRWTFFRNGEPTVVTVNGNRSSDDGELVRRWALAGLGVAYKSRLDVLKDLESGALEAALPAFDGESAPLHLVCAHRTMLSPTVNALRDFLLERIASYAG, from the coding sequence ATGATCAGACTCGAAGACCTTCTTATCTTTCTCACGGCTGCGGACAACGGCAGCCTTTCGGCCGCGGCGCGCCAGCTCGACCTCGCGCCCGCCGTGGCGAGCGCGGGGCTCAAGCGCCTCGAAGCGGAACTCGGCACGCGATTGCTGGCGCGCTCCACGCGCAGCCTGCGCCTTACGCCCGATGGCGAGCGCTACATCGAGTACGCGCGCAACGTCATCGAACAGGTGGAGGCGGGCCGCAACGCGGTGGCGCATGGGCGCAAGATGATCGGCGGCTCGGTCTCGCTTTCGGTGCCTTCGGACCTCGGCCGCCATGTGCTTGCCGGCTGGCTGGACGCGTTTCAGGCGCAGCACCCGGCTGTGTCGCTGCAGGTTCGCATCGGCGACCGCGTGGCCGACATGTTCCGCGCCCCCATCGACCTCGCGATCCGCTACGGCGTGCCCGAAGACTCCACGCTCGTCGCGCTGCCGCTTGCGCCCGAGAACCGGCGCGTGCTGTGCGCCTCGCCGGACTATTTCGCGCGCCACGGGCGTCCCGCCACGCCCGCGGACCTGGCGCGGCACAACTGCCTGCGTTTCACGCTGAGCGAACGCCTGCACGACCGCTGGACCTTCTTCCGGAACGGCGAGCCCACTGTCGTCACGGTGAACGGCAACCGCAGTTCGGACGACGGCGAACTCGTGCGCCGCTGGGCGCTGGCGGGCCTGGGCGTGGCCTACAAATCGCGGCTCGACGTGCTGAAAGACCTCGAATCCGGCGCGCTGGAAGCGGCGTTGCCCGCGTTCGACGGCGAGAGCGCGCCGCTTCATCTGGTGTGCGCGCATCGCACGATGCTTTCGCCCACCGTCAACGCGCTGCGCGACTTTCTGCTGGAGCGCATTGCCTCGTACGCCGGCTGA
- a CDS encoding antibiotic biosynthesis monooxygenase family protein, with the protein MVIAIARFQLRADSAVSFETAWREASGFLVRKRGYLGHRFGPQCEDRSCYVLEIEWDSIDAHSAFLLHADFRPFLHMLWPHFAADPELFHFEPLVPREPLAAPHA; encoded by the coding sequence ATGGTCATCGCGATTGCGCGTTTTCAGTTGAGAGCAGACAGCGCCGTGTCGTTCGAAACGGCATGGCGCGAGGCGAGCGGGTTTCTCGTGCGCAAGCGCGGTTATCTCGGCCACCGCTTCGGCCCGCAATGCGAAGACCGCAGCTGCTATGTGCTCGAAATCGAGTGGGACAGCATCGACGCCCACAGCGCCTTTTTGCTGCATGCCGATTTCCGTCCGTTCCTGCACATGCTCTGGCCGCACTTCGCGGCGGACCCGGAGCTGTTCCATTTCGAACCGCTTGTACCGCGGGAGCCGCTGGCTGCCCCGCACGCATGA
- a CDS encoding zinc-binding alcohol dehydrogenase family protein has protein sequence MKAMGYYRSLPISDPESLVDLDLPDPQPGAHDLLVEVRAVSVNPVDVKVRAGKAPEAGQPKVLGWDASGVVRAVGAGVTLFKPGERVWYAGSLLRPGTNSELHLVDERLVGRMPEKLNFAEAAALPLTSLTAWELLFDRLGAAEGTTNAAAKAAGSQPQTLLVIGAAGGVGSILVQLARQLTGLTVIGTASRPETVQWVKDLGAHHVIDHTKPLAEELRRIGFAGVDLIASLNQTDRHFDQIVEAILPQGRVGLIDDPELFDFRKLKAKSVSLHWELMYTRSMFSTHDQIRQHEILNRVASLIDAGVLRTTLNETLGTINAANLRRAHALIETNRARGKIVLEGF, from the coding sequence ATGAAAGCGATGGGTTATTACCGCAGCCTGCCGATCAGCGATCCCGAATCGCTCGTCGATCTCGATTTGCCCGACCCGCAGCCGGGCGCGCACGATCTGCTGGTGGAAGTGCGCGCCGTATCGGTGAATCCCGTCGACGTGAAGGTGCGCGCGGGCAAGGCGCCGGAGGCGGGTCAACCCAAGGTGCTGGGCTGGGACGCAAGCGGCGTGGTGCGCGCGGTGGGTGCCGGCGTGACGCTCTTCAAGCCGGGCGAGCGCGTCTGGTACGCGGGTTCGCTGCTGCGGCCCGGCACGAACAGCGAACTGCATCTCGTGGACGAACGGCTGGTGGGCCGCATGCCCGAGAAGCTGAACTTCGCCGAAGCGGCCGCGCTGCCGCTCACGTCGCTCACCGCATGGGAGCTTCTGTTCGATCGCCTGGGCGCGGCCGAGGGGACGACCAACGCCGCGGCCAAAGCAGCAGGCTCGCAACCGCAGACGCTGCTCGTGATCGGCGCGGCCGGCGGCGTGGGCTCCATTCTCGTGCAGCTTGCACGCCAGCTCACGGGACTCACGGTGATCGGCACCGCGTCGCGGCCCGAAACGGTGCAGTGGGTGAAGGACCTGGGCGCGCATCACGTGATCGACCATACGAAGCCGCTTGCGGAGGAACTCAGGCGCATCGGCTTTGCGGGCGTGGATCTGATTGCGAGCCTCAACCAGACCGACCGTCATTTCGACCAGATCGTCGAGGCCATTCTTCCGCAGGGTCGCGTGGGCCTGATCGACGACCCCGAGCTGTTCGACTTCCGCAAGCTCAAGGCGAAGAGCGTGTCGCTGCACTGGGAGCTGATGTACACGCGCTCCATGTTCTCCACGCACGACCAGATTCGTCAGCACGAGATTCTGAATCGCGTGGCGTCGCTGATCGATGCAGGCGTGCTGCGCACCACGCTCAACGAAACGCTCGGCACCATCAACGCCGCGAACCTGCGCCGCGCGCATGCGCTGATCGAGACGAACCGCGCGCGCGGCAAGATCGTGCTCGAAGGGTTTTAG
- the nfsB gene encoding oxygen-insensitive NAD(P)H nitroreductase, which yields MNIAHYARTRHSTKAFDAARKIPDETIAQLRELLRFSPSSVNSQPWHFVMASTEAGKARIARAAQGGYSYNEAKILNASHVVVLCARTEMSGAHLEAVLGQEERDGRFVAPEARAGQQKTRQSYVDLHRYQLKDAQHWMEKQVYLALGTLLLGAATLEVNACPMEGFDAQVLDQELGLRDKGFTSVVVVGLGYSAEADFNRKLPKSRMAAEAVFTDL from the coding sequence ATGAACATCGCCCATTACGCCCGGACGCGTCACTCCACGAAAGCCTTCGACGCCGCGCGCAAGATTCCCGACGAGACCATCGCACAGCTGCGCGAACTACTGCGCTTCAGCCCGTCGTCGGTGAACTCGCAGCCGTGGCACTTCGTGATGGCTTCCACAGAGGCCGGCAAGGCGCGCATCGCCAGGGCCGCGCAGGGCGGCTACTCGTACAACGAGGCGAAGATTCTCAACGCGTCGCATGTCGTCGTGCTCTGCGCGCGCACTGAAATGAGCGGCGCGCATCTGGAAGCCGTGCTCGGCCAGGAGGAGCGCGATGGCCGCTTCGTCGCGCCGGAGGCGCGTGCGGGGCAGCAGAAGACGCGTCAGTCGTACGTGGACCTGCACCGCTACCAGTTGAAAGACGCGCAGCACTGGATGGAAAAGCAGGTCTATCTCGCGCTCGGCACGCTGCTCCTGGGCGCCGCCACGCTCGAAGTGAACGCATGCCCGATGGAAGGCTTCGACGCCCAGGTGCTCGATCAGGAACTGGGCCTGCGCGACAAGGGCTTCACGAGCGTGGTGGTGGTGGGCCTGGGTTACAGCGCCGAAGCGGACTTCAATCGCAAGCTGCCGAAGTCGCGCATGGCGGCCGAAGCCGTGTTTACCGATCTGTGA